From Nocardioides daedukensis, the proteins below share one genomic window:
- a CDS encoding TetR/AcrR family transcriptional regulator → MSTPTRVPQEERTRVMRQRLLEATVECLVEVGFARTSTTLVSQRAGVSRGAQLHHFPTKNDLVLAAVGHVTQIRGSDLETAAATMPHGTRRTRAVLQMLGDHFASPVFSAALELWVAARTDPALLAAVGPLEQRVGREVHRLTVELLGIDEEVPGNRELIQATLDLVRGLGLANTISDDTRRRARILDRWADRLDAVLAAQPSSRDHSTKEQP, encoded by the coding sequence GTGAGCACCCCGACCCGCGTCCCCCAGGAGGAGCGCACCCGCGTCATGCGCCAGCGCCTCCTCGAGGCGACGGTCGAGTGCCTGGTCGAGGTCGGCTTCGCGCGCACCTCCACGACGCTGGTCTCCCAGCGCGCTGGCGTCAGTCGCGGCGCCCAGCTGCACCACTTCCCGACCAAGAACGACCTCGTCCTGGCCGCGGTCGGGCACGTGACCCAGATCCGCGGCAGCGACCTGGAGACCGCGGCAGCGACGATGCCGCACGGAACACGACGTACCCGCGCGGTCCTGCAGATGCTCGGAGACCACTTCGCCAGCCCGGTCTTCTCCGCCGCCCTGGAGCTCTGGGTCGCCGCGCGCACCGATCCCGCCCTGCTGGCCGCAGTGGGTCCGCTCGAGCAGCGGGTCGGACGCGAGGTGCACCGGCTCACCGTCGAGCTGCTAGGCATCGACGAGGAGGTTCCCGGCAACCGGGAGCTGATCCAGGCCACCCTCGACCTGGTCCGTGGGCTCGGCCTGGCCAACACCATCTCCGACGACACCCGCCGTCGCGCTCGGATCCTCGACCGTTGGGCGGACCGGCTCGACGCCGTACTCGCCGCTCAACCGTCATCTCGTGACCACTCGACGAAGGAGCAGCCGTGA
- a CDS encoding TIGR03084 family metal-binding protein has protein sequence MNAVLEGVLADLDAQSNELDQHVSALAEDAWRQPTPAAGWDIATQVAHLAWTDEASVAACGWVHGEKEPWDNLVLDAIADPEHVVDTAALEGGKAPAAELLERWRTGRKALHEALRAVPEGQKIPWFGPPMSPTSMATARFMETWAHSLDVFEALGVKVAPTDRIVHVAHIGVRTRNFSFAANDLAPPADEFRVELTSPSGELWAYGPEDAAQRVTGSAHDFCLLVTQRVNRADTDLVAVGPDAETWLGIAQCFAGNPGTGREARR, from the coding sequence GTGAACGCAGTCCTCGAAGGGGTCCTCGCAGACCTCGATGCACAGAGCAACGAGCTCGACCAGCACGTCTCGGCGCTGGCCGAGGACGCCTGGCGGCAACCGACCCCGGCAGCGGGCTGGGACATCGCCACCCAGGTCGCGCACCTGGCCTGGACCGACGAGGCCTCCGTGGCCGCCTGCGGCTGGGTGCATGGTGAGAAGGAGCCCTGGGACAACCTGGTCCTCGACGCTATCGCGGACCCCGAGCACGTCGTCGACACCGCGGCCCTTGAGGGCGGCAAGGCGCCGGCCGCCGAGCTGCTCGAGCGGTGGCGCACCGGCCGCAAGGCACTGCACGAGGCCCTCCGCGCGGTCCCCGAAGGACAGAAGATCCCGTGGTTCGGCCCGCCGATGTCCCCGACGTCGATGGCCACCGCCCGCTTCATGGAGACCTGGGCACACTCCCTCGACGTCTTCGAGGCGCTCGGTGTCAAGGTTGCTCCGACCGATCGGATCGTGCACGTGGCCCACATCGGGGTCCGCACCCGCAACTTCTCCTTCGCCGCGAACGACCTGGCCCCGCCCGCGGACGAGTTCCGGGTCGAGCTGACCTCGCCGAGCGGTGAGCTGTGGGCCTACGGTCCCGAGGACGCGGCGCAGCGCGTGACCGGCTCGGCCCACGACTTCTGCCTGCTCGTCACCCAGCGCGTCAACCGGGCCGACACCGACCTCGTTGCCGTCGGGCCGGACGCCGAGACGTGGCTCGGCATCGCCCAGTGCTTCGCAGGGAACCCGGGCACCGGCCGGGAGGCGCGCAGATGA
- a CDS encoding acyclic terpene utilization AtuA family protein, translating to MSVVRIGNCSGFYGDRLSAMREMLEGGQLDVLTGDYLAELTMLILGKDTMKDPSLGYARTFVRQVEDTLGLALERGVKIVSNAGGLNPAGLADRLREVARGLGLDVAIAHVEGDDLRGSGLEQLGSNALTANAYLGGFGIARALQQGADIVVTGRVTDASVVVGPAIAHHGWDETAYDALAGAVVAGHVIECGTQATGGNFSGFRSLIASGAMGSALEPLGFPIAEVAADGSCVITKHDGTGGAVTVDTVTAQLVYEIQSTRYLNPDVTTLLDTIELEQSGPDRVAITGVRGEAPPSQLKVCVNELGGFRNTMEFVLTGLDIEAKADWVRMQMDSALAKNPPAEVTWSQTSQPRSDAETEEAASCLLRVTVKDPDAGPVGKPFTAAAVELALASYPGFTMTGPPPSPTPFGIYRAEYVDRSAVTHTAVHSDGRREVVADPTAFLDRESEPGGRPSPYPSPSDNLTRRLPLGTFVHARSGDKGGNANLGLWVVNDGSPKRAERVTWLSKLINPRKIRELVPEAADLEVEVFLLPNLGGVNVVIHGLLGDGVAAATRFDPQAKGLGEWVRSRMVSIEEGLL from the coding sequence ATGAGCGTCGTACGGATCGGGAACTGCTCCGGCTTCTACGGCGACCGGCTCTCCGCGATGCGGGAGATGCTCGAGGGCGGACAGCTCGATGTCCTGACCGGTGACTACCTGGCCGAGCTGACCATGCTCATCCTCGGCAAGGACACGATGAAGGACCCCTCGCTGGGCTATGCGCGCACCTTCGTGCGCCAGGTCGAGGACACGCTGGGCCTCGCGCTCGAGCGGGGAGTGAAGATCGTCAGCAACGCCGGCGGCTTGAATCCCGCCGGGCTGGCCGACCGGCTCCGCGAGGTGGCCCGCGGCCTGGGCCTCGACGTCGCCATCGCGCACGTCGAGGGCGATGACCTGCGCGGCTCCGGCCTCGAGCAGCTGGGCAGCAACGCACTCACCGCCAACGCCTACCTCGGCGGCTTCGGCATCGCCCGAGCCCTGCAGCAGGGTGCCGACATCGTGGTCACCGGACGGGTCACCGACGCCTCGGTCGTGGTCGGCCCGGCCATTGCGCACCACGGCTGGGACGAGACGGCGTACGACGCCCTCGCCGGCGCGGTCGTCGCCGGCCACGTGATCGAGTGCGGGACACAGGCGACGGGCGGGAACTTCTCCGGCTTCCGCAGCCTGATCGCCAGCGGCGCGATGGGCAGTGCTCTCGAGCCGCTGGGCTTCCCGATCGCCGAGGTCGCCGCCGACGGCTCGTGCGTGATCACCAAGCACGACGGGACCGGCGGCGCGGTCACCGTCGACACCGTCACCGCGCAGCTGGTCTATGAGATCCAGTCGACGCGCTACCTCAACCCCGACGTCACTACGCTGCTCGACACGATCGAGCTCGAGCAGTCCGGCCCCGACCGGGTTGCCATCACCGGGGTGCGCGGCGAGGCGCCGCCGTCGCAGCTGAAGGTCTGCGTCAACGAGCTCGGCGGGTTCCGCAACACCATGGAGTTCGTCCTGACCGGGCTCGACATCGAGGCCAAGGCCGACTGGGTGCGGATGCAGATGGATTCCGCTCTGGCGAAGAACCCTCCGGCCGAGGTCACCTGGTCGCAGACATCCCAGCCGCGCAGCGACGCCGAGACCGAGGAGGCCGCCTCCTGCCTGCTCCGGGTCACCGTCAAGGACCCCGACGCCGGACCGGTCGGCAAGCCGTTCACGGCCGCCGCGGTCGAGCTGGCACTGGCCTCCTACCCGGGCTTCACGATGACCGGCCCGCCCCCGAGCCCGACACCCTTCGGGATCTATCGCGCGGAGTACGTCGACCGCTCGGCCGTCACCCACACAGCCGTCCACTCCGACGGTCGCCGCGAGGTCGTGGCGGACCCGACTGCGTTCCTCGATCGGGAGTCCGAGCCGGGTGGCCGACCCTCGCCCTATCCCTCTCCGTCCGACAACCTCACCCGCCGCCTGCCGTTGGGCACCTTCGTGCACGCCAGGTCCGGGGACAAGGGCGGCAACGCCAACCTCGGCCTGTGGGTGGTCAACGACGGCTCGCCCAAGCGGGCCGAACGCGTGACCTGGTTGAGCAAGCTGATCAACCCGCGCAAGATCCGCGAGCTGGTCCCGGAGGCGGCCGACCTCGAGGTGGAGGTCTTCCTGCTGCCCAACCTTGGTGGCGTGAACGTGGTGATCCACGGGCTGCTCGGCGACGGTGTCGCCGCCGCCACCCGTTTCGACCCGCAGGCCAAGGGCCTCGGCGAATGGGTGCGCTCGCGGATGGTCAGCATCGAGGAAGGACTGCTGTGA
- a CDS encoding SRPBCC family protein, giving the protein MEIIKPLGGEVSMQIEAPPEKIWALVSDVTRIGEFSPETFEAKWTHGATGPAVGARFKGHVKRNGVGPTYWTPCTVTKCEEPGADGQAQFEFSVGLDKNPVNNWGYRIAPSGTGSLVTEYFRLTPAWYLRAYWLVLGRLRGRTNERGMRTTLSRMKEVLER; this is encoded by the coding sequence ATGGAGATCATCAAGCCGCTCGGCGGCGAGGTGTCGATGCAGATCGAGGCACCGCCGGAGAAGATCTGGGCGCTGGTCAGCGACGTGACCCGGATCGGGGAGTTCTCCCCGGAGACCTTCGAGGCGAAGTGGACGCACGGCGCCACCGGCCCCGCGGTCGGGGCCCGGTTCAAGGGACACGTGAAGCGCAACGGCGTCGGGCCGACCTACTGGACCCCCTGCACCGTGACCAAGTGCGAGGAGCCCGGCGCCGATGGGCAGGCGCAGTTCGAGTTCTCCGTCGGCCTGGACAAGAACCCGGTCAACAACTGGGGCTACCGGATCGCACCGTCCGGCACCGGCTCACTGGTCACGGAGTACTTCCGGCTCACCCCGGCGTGGTACCTCCGCGCCTACTGGCTGGTCCTGGGCCGGCTGCGCGGTCGGACCAACGAGCGCGGGATGCGCACCACCCTGAGCAGGATGAAGGAGGTGCTCGAGCGATGA
- a CDS encoding acyl-CoA carboxylase subunit beta yields the protein MTVDAAPESRRDSMLAKIEELHAEQTKAVEAGGKYITRHKERGKLTARERIELLVDEGSAFLELMPLAGWGKDFAVGASLVTGIGVVEGVECMIVANDPTVKGGALNPWSVKKNFRALDIAAENNLPTVNLTESGGADLPTQSEIFIPGGRGFRDLTRSSARKVPTVSVVFGNSTAGGAYVPGMSDYVIMVKEQAKVFLAGPPLVKMATGEETDDESLGGAEMHSRISGSSDFLAVDERDAIRIARRVVARLNWRKRGAVPTPGLTTYAEPDLDPDDLLDLIPTDLKEPFDPREAILRIVDGTSADNGVAFDEFKPLYGTSLCVGWASLHGQPIGILANARGVLMSEEAQKAAQFIQLANQKDTPLLFLHNTTGYMVGKDYEQGGIIKHGAQMINAVSNSKVPHLTVIMGASYGAGNYGMNGRAYDPRFLFTWPGAKSAVMGPQQLAGVLEIVARESAEKKGQVFDADGFVAVREMVEGMVEEQSLPYFLSGMVYDDGVIDPRDTRTVLGICLSVINNQPIEGEMNFGVFRL from the coding sequence ATGACGGTGGACGCGGCACCCGAGAGCCGACGGGACTCCATGCTCGCCAAGATCGAGGAGCTCCACGCCGAGCAGACCAAGGCTGTGGAGGCCGGCGGCAAGTACATCACCCGGCACAAGGAGCGCGGCAAGCTCACCGCCCGCGAGCGCATCGAGCTGCTCGTGGACGAGGGCTCGGCCTTCCTCGAGCTGATGCCACTGGCCGGGTGGGGCAAGGACTTCGCAGTCGGCGCCAGCCTCGTCACCGGCATCGGCGTCGTCGAAGGCGTCGAGTGCATGATCGTGGCCAACGACCCGACGGTGAAGGGCGGCGCCCTCAACCCCTGGTCGGTGAAGAAGAACTTCCGTGCCCTCGACATCGCGGCCGAGAACAACCTGCCGACGGTGAACCTCACCGAGTCCGGTGGCGCCGACCTGCCGACCCAGAGCGAGATCTTCATCCCCGGCGGACGTGGCTTCCGCGACCTCACCCGGTCCTCGGCCCGCAAGGTGCCCACCGTCTCGGTGGTCTTCGGAAACTCGACCGCCGGTGGCGCCTACGTCCCGGGGATGAGCGACTACGTGATCATGGTCAAGGAGCAGGCCAAGGTCTTCCTCGCCGGCCCTCCGCTGGTCAAGATGGCGACCGGTGAGGAGACCGACGACGAATCACTCGGCGGCGCCGAGATGCACTCGCGGATCTCCGGATCCTCCGACTTCCTCGCCGTCGACGAGCGCGACGCGATCCGGATCGCCCGCCGGGTCGTCGCCCGGCTCAACTGGCGCAAGCGTGGAGCGGTGCCGACCCCCGGCCTCACGACGTACGCCGAGCCCGACCTGGATCCGGACGACCTGCTCGACCTGATCCCCACCGACCTCAAGGAGCCGTTCGACCCGCGCGAGGCAATCCTGCGGATCGTCGACGGCACGTCGGCGGACAACGGCGTCGCCTTCGACGAGTTCAAGCCGCTCTACGGGACGTCCCTGTGCGTGGGGTGGGCCAGCCTGCACGGCCAGCCGATCGGCATCCTGGCCAACGCCCGCGGTGTATTGATGAGCGAGGAGGCCCAGAAGGCTGCCCAGTTCATCCAGTTGGCGAACCAGAAGGACACCCCGCTGCTGTTCCTGCACAACACCACCGGCTACATGGTCGGCAAGGACTACGAGCAGGGCGGGATCATCAAGCACGGCGCGCAGATGATCAACGCGGTCTCCAACTCCAAGGTGCCGCACCTGACCGTGATCATGGGTGCCTCCTACGGCGCCGGGAACTACGGCATGAACGGTCGCGCCTACGACCCGCGGTTCCTGTTCACCTGGCCCGGCGCGAAGTCCGCGGTGATGGGCCCGCAGCAGCTGGCCGGGGTGCTCGAGATCGTCGCCCGCGAGTCCGCGGAGAAGAAGGGCCAGGTCTTCGACGCCGACGGCTTCGTGGCCGTCAGGGAGATGGTCGAGGGGATGGTCGAGGAGCAGTCGCTGCCCTACTTCCTCTCCGGGATGGTCTATGACGACGGGGTCATCGACCCGCGCGACACCCGCACCGTCCTGGGCATCTGCCTGTCCGTCATCAACAACCAGCCCATCGAGGGCGAGATGAACTTCGGGGTGTTCCGGCTGTGA
- a CDS encoding biotin carboxylase N-terminal domain-containing protein, producing MITRLLVANRGEIARRVLRTCRELGIETVVVHSDADAEMPFVQEADAAVHLRGNSPAETYLRADLVLEAARRTGVDAIHPGYGFLSENADFARAVTEAGLTWVGPAPESIVSMGSKIESKKLMAAAGVPVLANLTVETATQDDLPLLVKASAGGGGRGMRIVRTLAELPGEIETARAEAESAFGDGTVFVEPYIAHSRHVEVQVVGDRFGEVVVLGERDCSIQRRHQKVVEEAPAPNIDAAVVAAMHEAARSAAKAIDYLGAGTVEFLYDPDRERFFFLEMNTRLQVEHPVTEAILDVDLVALQLSVAEGGAVPSAAEPAGHAIEVRLYAEDPAQDWQPQSGHLTSFGIPGATTFARSPRAGIRVDSGFAAGNDVSTHYDAMLAKVIAWAPTRTEAARMLAGALRRARLHGVVTNRDMLVAALTNEAFLAGEVSTDFFDRQPGVQAAGLAEPDVTTLFAAAVLRAEHVAAVRKVQQRIPTGWRNVVSQPQRTTFAVGEQEHVVEWLAGRNGPVPASADTDIEVLESSPYAAQLRAGGISTTFHGVVTDDHVHVDGPMGSLSLRVVPRFVDPADQVAEGSLLAPMPGSVVAVHAALGDTVAEGQPIVVMEAMKMQHTVSAPYAGTVTELPAHTGDQVEAGAVLAVVEPTESQSTSQGADA from the coding sequence GTGATCACGAGACTGCTCGTCGCCAACCGCGGCGAGATCGCCCGCCGCGTCCTGCGCACTTGCCGCGAGCTCGGCATCGAGACCGTCGTCGTCCACTCCGACGCCGACGCCGAGATGCCGTTCGTGCAGGAGGCAGACGCCGCCGTACACCTGCGGGGCAACAGCCCCGCGGAGACCTACCTGCGCGCCGACCTCGTCCTCGAGGCCGCTCGACGCACCGGCGTGGACGCGATCCACCCCGGCTACGGCTTCCTGTCGGAGAACGCCGACTTCGCCCGCGCCGTGACCGAGGCCGGCCTGACCTGGGTCGGTCCGGCACCGGAGTCGATCGTGTCGATGGGCTCCAAGATCGAGTCCAAGAAGCTGATGGCCGCGGCCGGCGTACCCGTCCTGGCGAACCTCACCGTCGAGACCGCCACCCAGGACGACCTGCCCCTGCTGGTCAAGGCGTCCGCCGGCGGTGGCGGGCGCGGCATGCGCATCGTCCGCACGCTGGCCGAGCTTCCCGGCGAGATCGAGACCGCACGGGCCGAGGCCGAGTCGGCGTTCGGCGACGGCACCGTCTTCGTGGAGCCCTACATCGCGCACAGCCGTCACGTCGAGGTCCAGGTCGTCGGCGACCGGTTCGGTGAGGTGGTGGTGCTCGGTGAGCGCGACTGCTCCATCCAGCGCCGGCATCAGAAGGTCGTCGAGGAGGCGCCCGCCCCGAACATCGACGCTGCTGTCGTCGCGGCGATGCACGAGGCCGCGCGCAGCGCCGCCAAGGCGATCGACTACCTCGGCGCCGGCACCGTCGAGTTCCTCTACGACCCCGACCGAGAGCGGTTCTTCTTCCTCGAGATGAACACCCGCCTGCAGGTCGAGCACCCGGTGACCGAGGCGATCCTCGACGTGGACCTGGTCGCGTTGCAGCTCTCGGTGGCCGAGGGCGGTGCCGTGCCGAGCGCGGCAGAACCGGCCGGACACGCCATCGAGGTCCGGCTCTATGCCGAGGACCCGGCCCAGGACTGGCAGCCGCAGAGCGGACACCTGACCAGCTTCGGGATCCCGGGCGCCACCACGTTCGCGCGGTCCCCGCGAGCCGGGATCAGGGTCGACTCCGGCTTCGCCGCGGGCAACGACGTGTCCACGCACTACGACGCGATGCTGGCCAAGGTGATCGCCTGGGCACCCACCCGCACCGAGGCCGCACGGATGCTCGCCGGTGCCCTGCGCCGGGCTCGCCTGCACGGCGTCGTCACCAACCGGGACATGCTCGTCGCCGCACTGACCAACGAGGCATTCCTTGCCGGAGAGGTCAGCACCGACTTCTTCGACCGCCAGCCGGGCGTCCAGGCGGCCGGCCTCGCTGAGCCCGACGTCACCACGCTCTTCGCCGCCGCGGTGCTGCGCGCCGAGCACGTCGCGGCTGTGCGCAAGGTCCAGCAACGGATCCCGACCGGGTGGCGCAACGTGGTCTCCCAGCCGCAGCGCACCACGTTCGCCGTCGGCGAGCAGGAGCATGTCGTCGAGTGGCTGGCCGGACGCAACGGCCCCGTCCCGGCCTCTGCGGACACCGACATCGAGGTGCTCGAGTCCTCGCCGTACGCCGCACAGCTGCGGGCCGGCGGGATCTCGACGACCTTCCACGGCGTGGTCACCGACGACCACGTCCACGTCGACGGCCCGATGGGGTCGCTGAGCCTGCGCGTCGTACCCCGCTTCGTCGATCCCGCCGACCAGGTGGCCGAGGGCTCGCTGCTCGCGCCGATGCCCGGCAGCGTCGTCGCGGTGCACGCCGCGCTCGGGGACACCGTCGCCGAGGGCCAGCCGATCGTCGTGATGGAGGCGATGAAGATGCAGCACACGGTCTCCGCGCCGTACGCGGGAACCGTCACCGAACTCCCAGCACACACGGGTGACCAGGTTGAGGCGGGCGCAGTGCTCGCCGTCGTCGAACCCACCGAGAGTCAGTCCACCTCCCAAGGAGCAGACGCATGA
- a CDS encoding acyl-CoA dehydrogenase family protein, whose protein sequence is MTATQTMFSEPEERVALRESVKKLAGKYGHEYVAKQAREDGKMTDMWLEMGRNGFLGVNIAEAYGGGGGGMSDLAAVLEECAGAGAPLLMMVVSPAICGSIIMRCGTEEQKKQWLPGIADGTHLMAFGITEADAGSNSHQITTTATRDGDDWVLNGQKTFISGVDEAQSVLIVSRTEDAKTGKLKPALFVVPTDSEGFEKQVIPMSWQAPEKQFTLFLDNVRVPADALVGDEDGGLWQLFAGLNPERIMGGAFSCGMAQFALDKAVAYAKERSVWKDQAIGSHQGIAHPLAKIKIELEQARLLWQKAAALYDAGDDMEAGEYANMAKYAGGEVACNATDVAVHTHGGNGLTEEYGLGNMLVAARLGRIAPVSREMILNFVAMHSLGLPKSY, encoded by the coding sequence ATGACCGCAACACAGACCATGTTCAGCGAGCCCGAGGAGCGCGTCGCGCTTCGCGAGTCGGTGAAGAAGCTTGCCGGCAAGTACGGCCACGAGTACGTCGCCAAGCAGGCCCGCGAGGACGGCAAGATGACCGACATGTGGCTCGAGATGGGCCGCAACGGCTTCCTCGGGGTCAACATCGCGGAGGCGTACGGCGGCGGCGGTGGCGGCATGTCCGACCTCGCAGCGGTGCTCGAGGAGTGTGCGGGTGCCGGGGCGCCCTTGCTGATGATGGTGGTCTCACCGGCGATCTGCGGCTCGATCATCATGCGCTGCGGCACCGAGGAGCAGAAGAAGCAGTGGCTGCCGGGCATCGCGGACGGCACGCACCTGATGGCGTTCGGGATCACCGAGGCCGACGCCGGCTCCAACTCGCACCAGATCACCACCACCGCCACCCGCGACGGCGACGACTGGGTGCTGAACGGCCAGAAGACCTTCATCTCCGGCGTCGACGAGGCGCAGTCGGTGCTGATCGTCTCGCGCACCGAGGACGCGAAGACCGGCAAGCTGAAGCCGGCGCTGTTCGTGGTGCCCACCGACTCCGAGGGCTTCGAGAAGCAGGTCATCCCGATGTCGTGGCAGGCGCCGGAGAAGCAGTTCACGCTGTTCCTCGACAACGTGCGTGTGCCGGCGGACGCACTGGTCGGTGACGAGGACGGTGGGCTGTGGCAGCTCTTCGCCGGCCTCAACCCCGAGCGGATCATGGGCGGTGCTTTCTCGTGCGGGATGGCCCAGTTCGCGCTGGACAAGGCCGTGGCCTATGCCAAGGAGCGCTCGGTCTGGAAGGACCAGGCGATCGGTTCCCACCAGGGCATCGCGCACCCGCTGGCGAAGATCAAGATCGAGCTCGAGCAGGCGCGACTGCTGTGGCAGAAGGCCGCCGCGCTCTATGACGCCGGCGACGACATGGAGGCCGGCGAATACGCCAACATGGCCAAGTACGCCGGTGGCGAGGTGGCCTGCAACGCCACCGACGTCGCGGTGCACACCCATGGTGGCAACGGCCTGACCGAGGAGTACGGGCTGGGCAACATGCTGGTCGCCGCCCGGTTGGGCCGGATCGCTCCGGTCTCCCGCGAGATGATCCTCAACTTCGTGGCGATGCACTCGCTGGGGCTGCCGAAGTCCTACTGA
- the purB gene encoding adenylosuccinate lyase has translation MTVPNVLATRYAAADLAAIWSPEHKIVLERQLWVAVLRAQKDLGIDVPDGVIEDYQRVVDGGEESVDLASIAARERVTRHDVKARIEEFCALAGHEHIHKGMTSRDLTENVEQLQVLQSLTVIRDRAVAALARLGRLATEHETTVMAGRSHNVAAQATTLGKRFATIADEMLTGVARVEDLIARYPLRGIKGPVGTAQDMLDLLDGDTAKLAELESRVAAHLGFDNVLTSVGQVYPRSLDFDAVSALVQLVSGPSNLATTIRLMAGIELVTEGFKEGQVGSSAMPHKMNTRSCERVNGLAVILRGHLSMVSELAGDQWNEGDVSCSVVRRVALPDAFFAADGLFQTFLTVLDEFGAFPAVIQRELDRYLPFLATTKVLMSAVRNGVGREAAHEAIKENAVGVALEMRQGLAVNDLFDRLAADERLGLSRDQIDALVAEPIAFTGAAVDQVQAVVRRVAELVDEHPAAAAYAPGEIL, from the coding sequence GTGACCGTTCCCAACGTCCTCGCCACCCGCTATGCCGCCGCCGACCTCGCCGCGATCTGGTCGCCCGAACACAAGATCGTCCTGGAGCGCCAGCTCTGGGTCGCCGTGCTCCGTGCCCAGAAGGATCTCGGCATCGACGTCCCCGACGGCGTCATCGAGGACTACCAGCGCGTCGTGGACGGTGGCGAGGAGAGCGTCGACCTGGCCTCCATCGCCGCCCGCGAGCGGGTCACCCGCCACGACGTGAAGGCGCGCATCGAGGAGTTCTGCGCGCTCGCCGGGCACGAGCACATCCACAAGGGAATGACCTCGCGCGACCTGACCGAGAACGTCGAGCAGCTCCAGGTCCTGCAGTCCCTCACCGTGATCCGTGATCGCGCCGTGGCCGCCCTGGCCCGCCTCGGCCGTCTGGCCACCGAGCACGAGACCACCGTGATGGCGGGCCGTTCGCACAACGTCGCCGCCCAGGCCACCACCCTCGGCAAGCGCTTCGCGACGATCGCCGACGAGATGCTCACCGGCGTCGCCCGGGTCGAGGACCTGATCGCGCGTTATCCGCTGCGCGGCATCAAGGGCCCGGTCGGGACCGCCCAGGACATGCTCGACCTGCTCGACGGCGACACCGCCAAGCTGGCCGAGCTCGAGTCCCGGGTCGCCGCGCACCTCGGCTTCGACAACGTGCTGACCAGCGTCGGCCAGGTCTATCCGCGCTCGCTCGACTTCGACGCCGTCTCCGCGCTGGTCCAGCTCGTCTCCGGCCCCTCCAACCTGGCCACCACGATCCGGCTGATGGCCGGCATCGAGCTGGTCACCGAGGGCTTCAAGGAGGGCCAGGTCGGCTCCTCGGCGATGCCGCACAAGATGAACACCCGCTCGTGCGAGCGGGTCAACGGCCTCGCCGTGATCCTCCGCGGTCACCTCTCGATGGTCAGCGAGCTCGCCGGCGACCAGTGGAACGAGGGCGACGTCTCCTGCTCCGTCGTACGCCGGGTCGCCCTGCCGGACGCGTTCTTCGCCGCCGACGGCCTCTTCCAGACCTTCCTCACCGTCCTCGACGAGTTCGGCGCCTTCCCGGCCGTGATCCAGCGCGAGCTCGATCGCTACCTGCCGTTCCTGGCCACCACCAAGGTGTTGATGTCCGCGGTCCGCAACGGGGTGGGCCGCGAGGCCGCCCACGAGGCGATCAAGGAGAACGCGGTCGGTGTCGCGCTCGAGATGCGCCAAGGCCTCGCCGTCAACGACCTCTTCGACCGGCTCGCCGCCGACGAGCGGCTCGGTCTCTCCAGGGACCAGATCGACGCCCTGGTCGCGGAACCGATCGCGTTCACCGGGGCTGCCGTCGACCAGGTTCAGGCCGTCGTACGCCGTGTCGCGGAGCTGGTGGACGAGCACCCGGCGGCCGCCGCCTACGCCCCCGGGGAGATCCTGTGA